Proteins encoded by one window of Mesorhizobium sp. INR15:
- a CDS encoding DUF4337 family protein: protein MEDATQEHLENAEHLENAEHAERAAHEGSSFLTTVSVTIAVLAVLAATVGSFESLETAETINDKSEAAYLQNKASDQWSFFEAKSIKKNSYEIAAAMGGAAADRFQAEANRNDADSTAIQAKAINLEKQVNDKLDDSTVREHRHHVLTFAVTLLHISIAVATLSIITHGRRWPWIGSLVLGALGVVAAGVAYV from the coding sequence ATGGAAGACGCCACCCAGGAGCATCTCGAGAACGCCGAGCATCTCGAGAACGCCGAGCATGCCGAGCGCGCCGCGCATGAAGGCAGTTCATTTCTGACCACTGTATCGGTGACCATAGCCGTGCTTGCCGTTCTAGCGGCAACGGTGGGCAGCTTCGAATCGCTGGAAACCGCCGAGACGATCAATGACAAGAGCGAAGCTGCCTATTTGCAGAATAAGGCAAGCGACCAGTGGAGCTTCTTCGAGGCAAAAAGCATCAAGAAAAACAGCTATGAGATCGCAGCAGCGATGGGCGGGGCTGCGGCGGACCGATTTCAAGCCGAGGCGAACCGCAACGATGCCGACAGCACCGCGATACAGGCCAAGGCAATCAATCTTGAAAAGCAGGTCAACGACAAGCTCGATGACAGCACGGTGCGCGAGCATCGCCACCACGTCCTGACATTCGCTGTCACACTGCTGCACATCTCGATCGCTGTCGCCACTCTGTCCATCATAACGCACGGCAGGCGCTGGCCATGGATCGGCTCGCTGGTACTTGGCGCATTGGGCGTCGTAGCCGCTGGTGTTGCCTACGTCTGA
- a CDS encoding terminase large subunit domain-containing protein, giving the protein MAGNQLGKTRAGGAEWAMHLTGRYPSWWQGKVFDGAVRLWAAGVTGEGTRDNPQRVLVGPPQQQAAWGTGMIPGDTIVNTIMGRGAPGGLDSVVVRHGGGGDVQADESVLSFKSFEKGREKWQGETLHGVWYDEEPPLDIYSEGLTRTNATGGITIVTFTPLLGMSDVVLLFLSADQVEGMAKG; this is encoded by the coding sequence ATGGCCGGCAACCAGCTGGGCAAGACCAGGGCAGGGGGCGCCGAATGGGCGATGCACCTGACGGGCCGCTATCCCTCGTGGTGGCAAGGCAAGGTGTTTGACGGGGCCGTGCGGCTGTGGGCCGCCGGCGTCACCGGCGAAGGCACGCGCGACAACCCGCAACGCGTGCTGGTCGGCCCGCCGCAGCAGCAGGCGGCCTGGGGCACCGGCATGATACCGGGCGATACCATCGTCAACACCATCATGGGGCGCGGCGCGCCGGGCGGGCTCGACAGCGTTGTCGTGCGCCATGGCGGCGGCGGCGATGTGCAGGCCGATGAATCCGTGCTGTCGTTCAAGAGTTTCGAAAAGGGCCGCGAGAAGTGGCAAGGCGAGACGCTGCACGGCGTCTGGTACGACGAGGAACCGCCGCTCGACATCTATTCCGAAGGCCTGACCCGCACCAACGCCACCGGCGGCATCACCATCGTCACGTTTACGCCGCTGCTAGGAATGTCCGATGTTGTGCTGCTGTTCTTGTCCGCGGACCAGGTGGAGGGGATGGCGAAGGGGTGA
- a CDS encoding DoxX family protein, giving the protein MSPEIAQSPLRTAGLLVARLIFAAVFLMAVSFKFMGMADTAGYIAAAGFPFPLFLAWCAAILEVLLVVAFLTGAFFSQAALVAAVYVLFLGFAFHGPGRWAANQNEFGFFVDHFTFLAGLLFAAVHGPGKVLSLNLGWPGRA; this is encoded by the coding sequence ATGTCGCCGGAAATCGCCCAATCCCCCCTGCGGACCGCTGGCCTGCTTGTCGCCCGCCTGATCTTCGCCGCCGTCTTCCTGATGGCGGTGTCCTTCAAGTTCATGGGCATGGCCGATACCGCAGGCTATATCGCGGCGGCCGGCTTTCCGTTTCCGCTGTTCCTGGCCTGGTGCGCGGCGATCCTGGAAGTGCTGCTGGTGGTCGCCTTCCTGACCGGCGCCTTCTTCTCGCAGGCCGCGCTGGTCGCGGCAGTCTATGTGCTGTTCCTCGGCTTCGCTTTCCATGGCCCTGGCCGCTGGGCCGCCAACCAGAACGAGTTCGGCTTCTTCGTCGACCACTTTACCTTCCTGGCCGGCCTGCTGTTCGCCGCCGTGCATGGGCCGGGCAAGGTGCTGTCGCTCAACCTGGGATGGCCGGGCAGGGCGTAG
- a CDS encoding DUF3606 domain-containing protein, with protein MADDKSKTKQDRKLVSGEEPYEIAAFARKYGIPPSEAQTIIKRYGPSRKKLDSYMAARS; from the coding sequence ATGGCTGACGACAAATCGAAGACAAAACAAGACCGCAAGCTGGTTTCAGGCGAGGAACCTTACGAGATCGCCGCCTTTGCCAGGAAATACGGCATTCCGCCCAGCGAGGCGCAGACCATCATCAAACGCTACGGCCCATCGAGGAAGAAACTCGATTCCTATATGGCTGCCCGCAGCTAG
- a CDS encoding GNAT family N-acetyltransferase, whose amino-acid sequence MHIEKYDADRDVLLPLFALADDSSAQISSYFRLGEVLVACEGGLILGHVQIFETGDAGVFELKSMAVREERQGEGLGRALVAAAVSRCREGNGRRLIVSTATADIGNLRFYQRQGFRMYRIVQDAFVPSTGYPEEALVDGIPLRDQVFFERDLTLD is encoded by the coding sequence ATGCATATTGAGAAATACGATGCAGACCGCGACGTGTTATTACCGCTGTTTGCGCTTGCCGACGACTCCAGCGCGCAGATTTCGAGCTACTTTCGCCTGGGTGAGGTGTTGGTGGCTTGTGAGGGCGGCCTGATCCTTGGCCATGTGCAGATATTCGAGACGGGTGACGCTGGCGTGTTCGAACTCAAGAGCATGGCGGTTCGCGAGGAACGGCAAGGTGAGGGGCTGGGCCGTGCTCTCGTGGCGGCCGCGGTCAGCCGCTGTCGCGAGGGCAACGGGAGGCGCCTGATCGTGTCCACTGCCACCGCCGATATAGGCAATCTGCGTTTCTACCAGAGGCAGGGTTTTCGGATGTACCGCATTGTCCAGGATGCATTCGTGCCGTCGACCGGCTATCCCGAGGAGGCGCTCGTGGACGGCATACCGCTGCGCGACCAGGTCTTCTTCGAACGCGATCTCACGTTGGATTGA
- a CDS encoding IS110 family transposase — MQGKVLSEPNATPSVYAGIDVCKEWLDVYVHPTGQSFRVANDGGGLRRLKRRLGDLAVRRAIMEATSKYHRAAQRSLHEAGLVVAVVNPLRARLFAEACGQLAKTDKIDARLLAEMGVALNPAETVPPSLAMEALQEMIGARNAACAERIALINRLATLKSPFLRAELNRRLKALHSHIVRLEAETGRRISADPALARRYTILISIPGIGPITAATLLAGLAEMGTLNAKQAAMLTGLAPVAHDSGPRQGRRAIRGGRKGVRNALYMAALSASRYNKDLAVFAARLRKAAKPEKVILVAVMRKLVVTANALVTQDRIWSQIAP; from the coding sequence ATGCAAGGCAAGGTATTGTCCGAACCGAATGCGACGCCGTCAGTCTATGCCGGCATCGACGTGTGTAAAGAGTGGCTGGATGTGTACGTCCATCCAACCGGCCAGAGTTTTCGTGTGGCCAATGATGGTGGTGGCCTGCGGCGGCTGAAGCGCCGGCTTGGTGATCTCGCAGTGAGGCGGGCGATCATGGAGGCGACGTCCAAATACCATCGTGCGGCACAGCGCTCGCTGCATGAAGCGGGATTGGTAGTGGCCGTCGTCAACCCGCTGCGTGCTCGGCTGTTCGCGGAAGCCTGCGGCCAGCTTGCCAAGACCGACAAGATCGATGCCAGGCTGCTGGCAGAAATGGGGGTCGCGCTCAATCCGGCCGAGACGGTGCCGCCTTCCCTTGCGATGGAGGCGCTGCAGGAGATGATCGGCGCGCGCAATGCCGCCTGTGCCGAACGCATCGCGCTCATCAACCGCTTGGCGACGCTCAAAAGCCCCTTCCTGCGTGCTGAACTCAACCGCAGGCTCAAAGCGCTTCACAGCCATATCGTGCGTCTTGAAGCCGAGACCGGTCGCCGGATCTCAGCTGATCCCGCTCTTGCCCGCCGCTACACAATCTTGATCTCGATCCCCGGCATTGGCCCGATCACTGCCGCCACGCTCCTGGCGGGCCTCGCTGAGATGGGTACGCTCAACGCCAAGCAGGCGGCAATGCTGACCGGCCTTGCTCCCGTCGCCCATGACAGCGGCCCGCGCCAGGGACGCCGAGCTATCAGGGGCGGCCGAAAGGGTGTCAGAAACGCCCTCTACATGGCCGCACTGTCTGCAAGTCGTTACAACAAGGACCTTGCAGTGTTCGCCGCCCGTCTGCGCAAGGCAGCTAAACCCGAAAAGGTCATCCTCGTCGCCGTCATGCGAAAGCTCGTCGTTACGGCCAACGCGCTCGTAACTCAGGACCGCATCTGGAGCCAAATCGCTCCTTGA
- a CDS encoding class I SAM-dependent methyltransferase: MSNVTEHYGSNGIVERILAAIPEAAPGALAARHLYPFDQLHGRELIATQEHAARLAPTPDNRILDIGSGIGGPARFLAATYGCQVEGIDLTPAFVEASSQLTALCGLHGKVHFRHANAADIPFADNSFDAAICFYVGMNIEAKAPVIKQALRVLKPMGKLIWTEAVLASGEPYYPLPWAVSPATSHLVERQTLKELFETTGFVVDEIIDETSEHVELAVKRANAGIVPSPAQLQANEIVLGAEFVQRRKNYIRSLSEGRLASVAVIASKAG; encoded by the coding sequence TTGAGCAACGTCACCGAGCACTATGGCAGCAACGGCATCGTCGAGCGCATCCTGGCGGCAATTCCTGAAGCAGCGCCAGGCGCCCTGGCCGCGCGCCACCTCTATCCGTTCGACCAGCTTCATGGCCGCGAACTGATCGCCACGCAGGAGCATGCCGCACGGCTTGCCCCCACACCAGACAATCGGATTCTCGATATCGGCAGCGGCATCGGCGGCCCAGCCCGCTTCCTGGCCGCGACCTATGGCTGCCAGGTCGAAGGCATCGACCTGACGCCGGCTTTTGTCGAGGCATCCAGCCAGCTGACGGCATTGTGCGGCCTGCACGGCAAGGTTCATTTCCGGCATGCGAATGCCGCCGACATTCCTTTCGCCGACAACAGCTTCGACGCGGCGATCTGCTTCTATGTCGGGATGAACATCGAGGCGAAGGCTCCGGTCATCAAGCAAGCGCTGCGCGTGTTGAAACCGATGGGCAAACTGATCTGGACCGAAGCCGTGCTTGCATCTGGTGAACCCTACTATCCCTTGCCATGGGCGGTTTCGCCGGCGACCAGCCATCTTGTCGAGCGGCAGACTTTGAAAGAGTTGTTTGAAACCACGGGGTTTGTCGTCGACGAAATCATCGACGAGACGAGCGAACATGTCGAACTGGCGGTCAAACGGGCCAATGCCGGCATCGTGCCAAGCCCTGCCCAGCTTCAGGCCAACGAGATCGTGCTCGGCGCGGAATTCGTGCAGCGCCGCAAGAACTACATCAGGAGCCTGAGCGAGGGGCGTCTGGCCTCAGTGGCGGTGATCGCCTCGAAGGCGGGTTGA
- a CDS encoding GFA family protein gives MSDTARRTGSCLCGGVQFSVSGAPLRVGLCHCKDCRKAGGSAYSAYAIWPLDAFETTGIVNTYARRSFCPTCGSRVTWVEDDEAEVMLGSLDVAPTDLKPEYELWTGRRERWLHALPGAEQFEHDRVVGQNDDPVRQSGVLPDADAHD, from the coding sequence TTGTCTGACACCGCACGCAGGACAGGAAGCTGCCTGTGCGGCGGCGTTCAGTTCTCTGTCAGCGGTGCACCGCTCAGGGTCGGGCTGTGCCACTGCAAGGACTGCCGCAAGGCTGGTGGCTCGGCCTATTCGGCTTACGCCATCTGGCCGCTCGACGCCTTCGAGACGACAGGCATCGTCAACACCTACGCGCGCCGCAGTTTCTGCCCAACATGCGGCAGCCGCGTCACCTGGGTCGAGGATGACGAGGCCGAGGTGATGCTCGGCAGCCTGGATGTGGCGCCGACAGACCTCAAACCCGAATACGAACTATGGACAGGCCGCCGTGAAAGGTGGCTGCATGCATTGCCCGGTGCCGAGCAGTTCGAGCATGACCGTGTGGTCGGCCAAAACGACGATCCGGTCAGACAGTCTGGCGTCCTTCCGGACGCCGACGCCCACGACTAA